In Colletotrichum destructivum chromosome 8, complete sequence, the following proteins share a genomic window:
- a CDS encoding Putative PD-(D/E)XK nuclease, whose amino-acid sequence MLILYFKRGGLGSAEAQLVTWHVAQWRLLDRLASRAGPDAPTLPAFLPGIIVQGHDWSFVASTRRDDRVTLWTSQHIGSTAKATGVYQIVCALQYLRAAP is encoded by the exons ATGTTGATA CTTTACTTTAAGAGAGGGGGCCTCGGCAGCGCCGAAGCCCAGCTTGTCACCTGGCACGTCGCCCAGTGGCGCCTGCTGGACAGGCTGGCCAGCCGCGCCGGGCCTGATGCGCCGACGTTGCCCGCCTTTCTCCCCGGCATCATCGTCCAGGGGCACGACTGGTCGTTCGTGGCGAGCACGAGGCGCGATGACCGTGTGACACTGTGGACCAGCCAGCACATTGGCTCAACCGCAAAGGCCACGGGCGTCTATCAGATTGTATGCGCACTACAATATCTCCGGGCGGCACCGTAG